Proteins from a genomic interval of Trifolium pratense cultivar HEN17-A07 linkage group LG6, ARS_RC_1.1, whole genome shotgun sequence:
- the LOC123892734 gene encoding GDSL esterase/lipase CPRD49-like, protein MVGPIRPQFVLFGSSIVQLSFLKEGWGAILSHLYSRKADIVLRGYSGWNTRRAVQVLDTIFPKNATEQPSLIIVYFGGNDSILSHPSGLGQHVPLQEYIENMKKIANHLKSLSKKTRLIFLSAPPVNEAQIYGNSCIKRPPRNNESCRIYSEACLELCREMNIKAIDLWSLLQKRDDWRDVCFTDGIHLTSEGSKIVVKEILNVLKEADWEPCLHWKSLPNEFGEDSPYDPLGPDEKSTLNVSSLTFLETSEYD, encoded by the exons atggtCGGACCAATTCGGCCACAATTTGTTCTGTTTGGTTCTTCCATTGTTCAGCTCAGTTTTTTGAAAGAAGGTTGGGGTGCTATTCTTTCTCACTTGTATTCTCGCAAG GCTGATATAGTTCTGCGAGGATACTCTGGTTGGAATACAAGGCGCGCTGTGCAGGTTCTAGATACAATTTTTCCCAAG AATGCCACCGAGCAACCTTCGTTGATAATAGTGTACTTCGGTGGTAATGATTCTATTCTTTCACATCCAAGTGGCCTTGGTCAACATGTACCTCTCCAAGAATAcattgaaaatatgaagaagaTTGCTAACCATCTCAAG AGCCTGTCAAAGAAGACTCGCCTTATATTTCTCAGTGCTCCTCCTGTCAATGAGGCACAAATTTATGGAAACAG TTGTATAAAGAGGCCGCCAAGGAATAATGAATCCTGTCGAATATATTCAGAAGCATGTTTGGAGCTATGTCGCGAGATGAATATCAAGGCCATTGATCTGTGGTCTTTACTCCAGAAAAGGGATGACTGGCGAGATGTTTGCTTCAC GGATGGAATTCATCTGACATCCGAGGGTAGCAAGATAGTGGTAAAAGAGATACTTAATGTTCTCAAAGAAGCAGATTGGGAACCTTGCTTGCATTGGAAGTCACTGCCAAATGAATTTGGAGAAGATTCACCCTATGATCCACTTGGCCCAGATGAAAAATCAACTTTGAATGTTTCCAGCTTGACCTTCCTGGAAACTTCAGAATATGATTGA
- the LOC123888533 gene encoding GDSL esterase/lipase CPRD49-like isoform X2 has translation MRPQFVLFGSSIVQYSYYEGWGATLSQLYARKADIILRGYASWNSRRALQNVDKIFPKNAIEQPSLVIVYFGGNDCIPPHPSGLGPHVPLGEYIENMRKIAIYIMSLSHKTRIIFLSNPPINEELIKSKSDKFGLPPRTNEVIRIYSEACLDLCREMKIKAIDMWSAIQKKDDWKNVCLMDGIHLSTEGSEILRKEILKVLKEAEWEPSLYWKSMAVDFGEDSPYDIVSPDGKGTINFSDFPFPEGVEWD, from the exons ATGAGGCCTCAATTTGTGTTGTTTGGTTCTTCAATTGTTCAATACAGTTATTATGAAGGTTGGGGAGCTACTCTTTCTCAATTGTACGCTCGTAAG GCGGATATAATTTTGCGGGGATACGCTAGTTGGAATTCAAGACGTGCTCTCCAAAACGTGGATAAAATTTTTCCAAAG AATGCCATTGAGCAACCATCGTTGGTAATTGTGTACTTCGGTGGTAATGATTGTATTCCTCCACATCCAAGTGGCCTTGGTCCTCATGTACCATTAGGGGAATACATAGAAAATATGAGGAAAATTGCTATCTATATAATG AGTCTCTCACATAAGACTCGGATTATATTTCTTAGTAATCCTCCAATCAATGAGGAACTAATCAAGAGCAAAAG TGACAAATTTGGGTTACCACCAAGGACAAATGAAGTAATTCGAATATATTCAGAAGCATGTTTAGATCTATGTCGCGAGATGAAAATCAAGGCTATTGATATGTGGTCTGCAATTCAGAAAAAAGATGATTGGAAAAATGTTTGTCTCAT GGATGGAATTCATCTATCAACCGAGGGGAGTGAAATATTGAGAAAAGAGATATTGAAAGTTCTCAAAGAAGCAGAATGGGAACCAAGTCTATATTGGAAGTCAATGGCAGTTGATTTTGGAGAAGATTCACCATATGATATTGTTTCTCCAGATGGAAAGGGAACTATTAATTTCTCTGACTTTCCGTTTCCTGAAGGAGTAGAGTGGGACTAG
- the LOC123888533 gene encoding GDSL esterase/lipase CPRD49-like isoform X3 encodes MATRPQFVLFGSSIVQYSYYEGWGATLSHLYARKNAIEQPSLVIVYFGGNDCIPPHPSGLGPHVPLGEYIENMRKIAIYIMSLSHKTRIIFLSNPPINEELIKSKSDKFGLPPRTNEVIRIYSEACLDLCREMKIKAIDMWSAIQKKDDWKNVCLMDGIHLSTEGSEILRKEILKVLKEAEWEPSLYWKSMAVDFGEDSPYDIVSPDGKGTINFSDFPFPEGVEWD; translated from the exons ATGGCAACGAGGCCTCAATTTGTGTTGTTTGGTTCTTCAATTGTTCAATACAGTTATTATGAAGGTTGGGGAGCTACTCTTTCTCACTTGTACGCTCGTAAG AATGCCATTGAGCAACCATCGTTGGTAATTGTGTACTTCGGTGGTAATGATTGTATTCCTCCACATCCAAGTGGCCTTGGTCCTCATGTACCATTAGGGGAATACATAGAAAATATGAGGAAAATTGCTATCTATATAATG AGTCTCTCACATAAGACTCGGATTATATTTCTTAGTAATCCTCCAATCAATGAGGAACTAATCAAGAGCAAAAG TGACAAATTTGGGTTACCACCAAGGACAAATGAAGTAATTCGAATATATTCAGAAGCATGTTTAGATCTATGTCGCGAGATGAAAATCAAGGCTATTGATATGTGGTCTGCAATTCAGAAAAAAGATGATTGGAAAAATGTTTGTCTCAT GGATGGAATTCATCTATCAACCGAGGGGAGTGAAATATTGAGAAAAGAGATATTGAAAGTTCTCAAAGAAGCAGAATGGGAACCAAGTCTATATTGGAAGTCAATGGCAGTTGATTTTGGAGAAGATTCACCATATGATATTGTTTCTCCAGATGGAAAGGGAACTATTAATTTCTCTGACTTTCCGTTTCCTGAAGGAGTAGAGTGGGACTAG
- the LOC123888533 gene encoding GDSL esterase/lipase CPRD49-like isoform X1 — MATRPQFVLFGSSIVQYSYYEGWGATLSHLYARKADIILRGYASWNSRRALQNVDKIFPKNAIEQPSLVIVYFGGNDCIPPHPSGLGPHVPLGEYIENMRKIAIYIMSLSHKTRIIFLSNPPINEELIKSKSDKFGLPPRTNEVIRIYSEACLDLCREMKIKAIDMWSAIQKKDDWKNVCLMDGIHLSTEGSEILRKEILKVLKEAEWEPSLYWKSMAVDFGEDSPYDIVSPDGKGTINFSDFPFPEGVEWD, encoded by the exons ATGGCAACGAGGCCTCAATTTGTGTTGTTTGGTTCTTCAATTGTTCAATACAGTTATTATGAAGGTTGGGGAGCTACTCTTTCTCACTTGTACGCTCGTAAG GCGGATATAATTTTGCGGGGATACGCTAGTTGGAATTCAAGACGTGCTCTCCAAAACGTGGATAAAATTTTTCCAAAG AATGCCATTGAGCAACCATCGTTGGTAATTGTGTACTTCGGTGGTAATGATTGTATTCCTCCACATCCAAGTGGCCTTGGTCCTCATGTACCATTAGGGGAATACATAGAAAATATGAGGAAAATTGCTATCTATATAATG AGTCTCTCACATAAGACTCGGATTATATTTCTTAGTAATCCTCCAATCAATGAGGAACTAATCAAGAGCAAAAG TGACAAATTTGGGTTACCACCAAGGACAAATGAAGTAATTCGAATATATTCAGAAGCATGTTTAGATCTATGTCGCGAGATGAAAATCAAGGCTATTGATATGTGGTCTGCAATTCAGAAAAAAGATGATTGGAAAAATGTTTGTCTCAT GGATGGAATTCATCTATCAACCGAGGGGAGTGAAATATTGAGAAAAGAGATATTGAAAGTTCTCAAAGAAGCAGAATGGGAACCAAGTCTATATTGGAAGTCAATGGCAGTTGATTTTGGAGAAGATTCACCATATGATATTGTTTCTCCAGATGGAAAGGGAACTATTAATTTCTCTGACTTTCCGTTTCCTGAAGGAGTAGAGTGGGACTAG
- the LOC123888534 gene encoding GDSL esterase/lipase CPRD49-like has product MTTRPIFVLFGSSIVQHSYYEGWGATLSHLYSRKADIVLRGYASWNSRRALQILDKVFPKDAIEQPSLVIVYFGGNDCIRPNPSGLGPHVPLEEYIENMRKIAIHIRSLSEKTRIIFLSNPPIDEAQLKYNIDEFGKPLRTNEICGIYSKACLELCREMKIEAIDVWSAIQKKENWRNVCFIDGVHLSTEGSEILTKEILKVIKEAEWEPSLYWKLMPVEFGEDSPYDPVLPDGISTFNVSNIPFPENVVWD; this is encoded by the exons ATGACAACGAGGCCTATATTTGTATTGTTTGGTTCTTCAATTGTTCAACATAGTTATTATGAAGGTTGGGGAGCTACTCTTTCTCATTTGTACTCTCGCAAG gcTGATATAGTTTTGCGAGGATACGCTTCTTGGAATTCAAGACGTGCTCTACAAATTTTGGATAAAGTTTTTCCAAAG GATGCAATTGAGCAACCATCATTGGTGATTGTATATTTTGGTGGTAATGATTGTATTCGTCCAAATCCAAGTGGCCTTGGTCCTCATGTACCATTGGAGGAATACATagaaaatatgagaaaaattGCTATCCATATAAGG AGCCTATCAGAGAAGACTCGGATTATATTTCTCAGTAATCCTCCCATCGATGAAGCACAACTCAAGTATAACAT TGATGAATTTGGGAAACCGTTAAGGACAAATGAAATATGTGGAATATATTCAAAAGCATGTTTGGAATTGTGTCGCGAGATGAAAATCGAGGCTATTGATGTGTGGTCTGcaattcaaaaaaaagaaaactggAGAAACGTTTGCTTCAT TGATGGAGTTCATCTATCAACTGAGGGGAGTGAAATATTGACAAAAGAGATATTGAAGGTCATCAAAGAAGCAGAATGGGAACCAAGTTTATACTGGAAACTAATGCCAGTTGAATTTGGAGAAGATTCACCATATGATCCAGTTCTTCCTGATGGAATCTCAACTTTTAATGTCTCCAACATACCTTTTCCTGAAAATGTAGTGTGGGACTAA